From Caminibacter mediatlanticus TB-2, the proteins below share one genomic window:
- a CDS encoding ThiF family adenylyltransferase, which produces MRYDRCKKLLSKFDKLQNLKVLICGVGGVGGYALDCLYKSGVKDITIIDFDRFDITNQNRQIGSEFIGEKKVEVLAKLYPNIKKIDIKLTPEVIENFDFKKYDIIIDAIDDLNAKISLIKKAYPKIISSMGAAKRVDPTKIKIDSIWKTNTDPFAKKIRDRLKKEKFTGDFKVVYSTEKPINCDIGSFVGVTGAFGFALCSEVIKDFV; this is translated from the coding sequence ATGAGATATGATAGATGTAAAAAGCTTTTAAGTAAATTTGATAAGCTTCAAAACTTAAAAGTTTTAATATGCGGAGTTGGTGGAGTTGGAGGATATGCATTAGATTGTCTCTATAAAAGTGGAGTTAAGGATATAACTATTATAGATTTTGATAGATTTGATATTACAAATCAAAATAGACAAATTGGAAGTGAATTTATAGGGGAAAAAAAAGTTGAAGTTTTAGCAAAACTATACCCTAATATTAAAAAAATTGATATTAAATTAACACCTGAGGTAATAGAAAATTTTGATTTTAAAAAGTATGATATTATAATTGATGCTATTGATGATTTAAATGCAAAAATTTCTCTCATAAAAAAAGCCTATCCTAAAATAATCTCTTCAATGGGAGCCGCAAAAAGAGTTGACCCTACAAAAATAAAAATTGACAGCATTTGGAAAACAAATACTGACCCATTTGCTAAAAAAATAAGAGATAGATTAAAAAAAGAAAAATTTACAGGCGATTTTAAAGTAGTCTATTCAACAGAAAAACCAATAAACTGCGATATAGGAAGTTTTGTGGGGGTCACAGGGGCATTTGGATTTGCCCTGTGCAGTGAAGTTATTAAAGATTTTGTTTAA
- the gpmA gene encoding 2,3-diphosphoglycerate-dependent phosphoglycerate mutase, translating into MAKLVLVRHGKSEWNKQNRFTGWVDVDLAPEGIEEAKKAGQKLKSAGLSFDICFSSYLKRAIKTGIIILEELDLLWIDHLKDWRFNERHYGALTGLNKDEVKAEVGEEKFLLYRRSYDVPPPPLSEDDKRHPRFDPKYKNFPIELLPNTESLKDNQIRAMAAFHERVAPLLVEGKDVLITAHGNTIRGMVKELDGISDEDIPKFEIATGIPRIYEFDEALHIKKVYNLD; encoded by the coding sequence ATGGCTAAACTTGTACTTGTTAGACATGGGAAAAGTGAATGGAATAAACAAAATAGATTTACTGGTTGGGTAGATGTAGATTTAGCACCTGAGGGAATTGAAGAAGCCAAAAAAGCAGGTCAAAAATTAAAAAGTGCAGGATTAAGCTTTGATATTTGTTTTTCGTCATATTTAAAAAGAGCTATTAAAACAGGAATAATCATTTTAGAAGAGCTTGATTTATTATGGATAGACCATTTAAAAGATTGGAGATTTAATGAAAGACACTATGGAGCATTAACTGGACTTAATAAAGATGAGGTTAAAGCTGAGGTTGGAGAAGAGAAATTTTTACTTTATAGAAGAAGTTATGATGTGCCACCTCCACCTCTTAGTGAAGATGATAAAAGACATCCAAGATTTGACCCAAAATATAAAAACTTTCCAATAGAATTATTACCAAACACTGAGAGTTTAAAAGATAATCAAATTCGTGCAATGGCAGCTTTTCATGAAAGAGTAGCGCCACTTCTTGTAGAAGGAAAAGATGTTTTAATTACAGCTCATGGAAATACAATAAGAGGGATGGTAAAAGAGCTTGATGGAATCAGTGATGAAGATATTCCAAAATTTGAAATAGCAACAGGAATCCCAAGGATATATGAATTTGATGAAGCTTTACATATTAAAAAAGTCTATAATTTAGACTAA
- the hisD gene encoding histidinol dehydrogenase produces the protein MKVIKTTDKNFTKEFQEILNRGKMDISNVENIVKEIINEVKNEGNKALFRHISKFDKWTPTKNEDLEISKSEMKKAYDNLDEELKKALHLAYNRIKAYHEKQLPKSWLDFEENGSILGQKVTPVNRAGVYVPGGKAFYPSSLLMNVIPAIVAGVREIIVTTPVIENKPNELLLAALYICGAPKTFKVGGASAIAALSYGTESIPKVDVITGPGNIFVATAKKLVYGDVNIDMIAGPSEIGIIADNSAKPDYVAIDLLSQAEHDEMASSILITDSEMLAIKTLEKIKKFLKELERREIAQKSIEERGAIIITQNIEEAINFMNEIAPEHLEILTKNPFELLPYIQNAGAIFLGEYTPEPIGDYIAGPNHTLPTGGTAKFYSPLNVEIFMKKSSIISFSKKAMEEMGKSCAILAKTEGLTAHQKSVLQRFK, from the coding sequence ATGAAAGTTATAAAAACTACTGATAAAAATTTTACAAAAGAATTTCAAGAGATATTAAATAGAGGGAAAATGGATATTTCTAATGTTGAAAATATTGTAAAAGAAATTATTAATGAAGTAAAAAATGAAGGAAATAAAGCACTTTTTAGGCATATTTCAAAATTTGACAAATGGACCCCAACTAAAAATGAAGATTTAGAAATTAGCAAAAGTGAAATGAAAAAAGCATATGATAATTTAGATGAAGAATTAAAAAAAGCTCTTCATTTAGCATATAATAGAATAAAAGCATATCACGAAAAGCAACTTCCAAAATCTTGGCTTGATTTTGAAGAAAATGGTAGCATCTTAGGTCAAAAGGTAACTCCTGTAAATAGAGCTGGTGTTTATGTACCAGGTGGTAAAGCATTTTATCCAAGTAGTCTTTTAATGAATGTAATTCCTGCAATTGTAGCAGGAGTGAGAGAAATTATAGTTACGACTCCTGTAATTGAAAATAAACCAAATGAATTATTACTTGCTGCTTTATATATTTGTGGTGCACCTAAAACTTTTAAAGTAGGAGGTGCAAGTGCAATAGCAGCATTATCATATGGTACAGAGAGCATTCCAAAAGTAGATGTTATTACAGGTCCTGGTAATATTTTTGTAGCAACAGCTAAGAAATTAGTTTATGGGGATGTAAATATTGATATGATAGCAGGGCCAAGTGAAATAGGAATTATTGCTGATAACAGTGCAAAGCCAGATTATGTTGCGATAGATCTGCTCTCACAAGCAGAACATGATGAAATGGCAAGTAGTATTTTAATAACAGATAGTGAAATGTTAGCTATTAAAACATTAGAAAAGATTAAAAAATTTTTAAAAGAGCTTGAAAGAAGAGAGATTGCTCAAAAATCGATAGAAGAAAGAGGTGCAATTATTATAACGCAAAATATTGAGGAGGCAATAAATTTTATGAATGAAATTGCACCTGAGCATTTAGAGATTTTAACTAAAAATCCTTTTGAATTACTTCCATATATACAAAATGCAGGTGCAATTTTTCTTGGAGAATATACTCCTGAGCCAATTGGTGATTATATAGCAGGACCAAATCACACGCTTCCAACAGGTGGGACTGCAAAATTTTATTCTCCTTTAAATGTGGAAATTTTTATGAAAAAGAGTTCTATTATTTCTTTTTCAAAAAAAGCAATGGAAGAGATGGGCAAAAGTTGTGCTATTTTAGCCAAAACAGAAGGACTTACAGCTCACCAAAAATCAGTATTACAAAGATTTAAATGA
- a CDS encoding ABC transporter permease — MDISLILLSFILVLIPSIITYKLKIGIEKEILKNSIRALLQLTALGFILGFLFKIKNPIFYVPIVLFMLLYSSYIAKKRTNYSFIAAFFSLTLATTLILTILVSLKIISLKPNEFIPIAGMIIGNALNTYTLTIERLKREITLQKELIEAFIAIGARYSDALKIMQKEAIKAALIPVNNMLQTIGVVAIPGITTGMLLAGASPLKAVTYQIVIIYMLVSINLFSSLFGSYFYIKEKELV; from the coding sequence ATGGATATTTCTTTAATTTTGCTTAGTTTTATTTTAGTTTTAATTCCATCTATTATAACTTATAAACTAAAAATTGGAATTGAAAAAGAGATTTTAAAAAATTCAATTAGGGCTCTTCTTCAATTAACAGCACTTGGTTTTATTTTAGGCTTTTTATTTAAAATTAAAAATCCTATATTTTATGTTCCTATTGTTTTATTTATGCTTTTATACTCATCATATATTGCAAAAAAACGCACAAATTATTCATTCATAGCAGCTTTTTTTTCACTTACACTTGCGACTACTTTGATATTAACTATTCTTGTAAGTTTAAAAATAATATCTCTAAAACCAAATGAGTTTATACCAATTGCTGGAATGATTATTGGAAATGCCCTAAATACCTATACCTTAACAATTGAGAGATTAAAAAGAGAAATTACACTTCAAAAAGAGCTAATAGAAGCTTTTATTGCAATTGGCGCAAGATATTCTGATGCATTAAAAATAATGCAAAAAGAAGCTATAAAAGCTGCGTTAATTCCTGTAAATAATATGCTTCAAACCATTGGAGTTGTAGCAATTCCTGGAATCACAACTGGAATGTTACTTGCAGGTGCATCGCCTCTTAAAGCTGTAACTTATCAAATTGTAATTATTTATATGCTTGTAAGTATTAATTTATTTAGCTCATTATTTGGAAGTTATTTTTATATAAAAGAAAAAGAATTAGTCTAA
- a CDS encoding YcaO-like family protein, giving the protein MKSIIECNLNYKNFLDATLCECKAKNLPFKSFGKGFNQNEAKISAIGEMNERILTRNYFEEYYVDSLYPDAIITDKFLNSKLYEFYNIKNLEKEDLFDFNSDIFDILSIPFIHKQSGKYIYFPINLIHNIYASNGMAFHTNLKDAYYNAKSEIIERFVKFQVIKYGLPLPKIAHPYNSEKIQIYDATLDGKYPVMAASFIENDEVILSFGCDLDKNKAINKAYLELLQTEFKERGRFLDDIDYIKEPVNLTQHFINLSGDIHSNFLKKPYFDKANWNFETLNVFNKDEYFRIYRYKNFIAIQVIIPEISEVYPIDDLKYYNINKGKFIRNDILNLKNKQKVLNYLYENAVWDIGEFIGVIFNKKYTIEEVDKLYDGYEFDEKYKNILSLSKELNEI; this is encoded by the coding sequence ATGAAATCAATAATTGAGTGTAATTTAAACTATAAAAACTTCTTAGATGCTACTTTATGTGAATGTAAAGCTAAAAATCTTCCATTTAAATCATTTGGCAAAGGTTTTAATCAAAATGAGGCTAAAATCTCAGCTATTGGGGAGATGAATGAAAGAATCTTAACAAGAAACTATTTTGAAGAGTATTATGTAGATAGTCTATATCCTGATGCAATAATTACAGATAAATTTTTAAACTCTAAACTTTATGAATTTTATAATATTAAAAATTTAGAAAAAGAAGATTTATTTGATTTTAATAGTGATATTTTTGATATTTTATCAATTCCTTTTATTCATAAACAAAGTGGTAAATATATCTATTTTCCAATTAATTTAATTCATAATATTTATGCAAGCAATGGTATGGCTTTTCATACAAATTTAAAAGATGCATATTATAATGCAAAAAGCGAAATTATTGAAAGATTTGTTAAATTTCAAGTTATTAAATATGGACTTCCTCTTCCAAAAATCGCCCACCCATATAACTCAGAAAAAATTCAAATATATGATGCAACTCTTGATGGAAAATACCCTGTAATGGCAGCAAGTTTTATTGAAAACGATGAAGTTATTTTATCATTTGGCTGTGATTTAGATAAAAATAAAGCAATTAATAAAGCATATTTAGAATTGCTTCAAACTGAATTTAAAGAAAGAGGAAGATTTTTAGATGATATAGATTATATTAAAGAACCTGTAAATTTAACCCAACATTTTATCAATTTAAGTGGAGATATCCATTCTAACTTTTTAAAAAAACCATATTTTGATAAAGCTAATTGGAATTTTGAGACATTAAATGTATTTAATAAAGATGAATATTTTAGAATATATAGATATAAAAACTTTATTGCAATTCAAGTTATTATTCCTGAAATTAGCGAAGTTTATCCAATAGATGATTTAAAATATTATAATATTAACAAAGGCAAATTTATACGAAATGATATTTTAAACTTAAAAAACAAACAAAAAGTGCTTAATTATTTATATGAAAATGCTGTTTGGGATATTGGAGAGTTTATTGGAGTAATTTTTAATAAAAAATATACTATTGAAGAGGTTGATAAATTATATGATGGTTATGAGTTTGATGAAAAATATAAAAATATCCTTTCACTTTCAAAGGAATTAAATGAGATATGA
- the bioV gene encoding pimelyl-ACP methyl ester esterase BioV produces MKYFSGFCLRNEKILFKEYLEDNEFIVAGFSKGAQEAVDYVINSNHRIDKLQLLSPAFFDYNEKLIEINLKAFKKDKVSYINNFLKKAGIESIDVKDLIKYDCEIDDLMSLFTFDWEKIKEIKNVRIEIFLGEYDKIIALKKAYDFFKNYGEIYFIKKANHFLRS; encoded by the coding sequence ATGAAATATTTTAGTGGTTTTTGTTTAAGAAATGAAAAAATTCTTTTTAAAGAGTATTTAGAAGATAATGAGTTTATAGTAGCTGGATTTAGTAAAGGTGCACAAGAAGCAGTTGATTATGTGATAAATTCAAATCATAGAATAGATAAACTTCAACTTCTCTCACCTGCTTTTTTTGATTATAATGAAAAGTTAATTGAAATAAATTTAAAAGCATTTAAAAAAGATAAAGTTTCTTATATAAATAATTTTTTAAAAAAAGCAGGAATTGAAAGTATAGATGTTAAAGATTTAATAAAATATGATTGTGAGATTGATGATTTAATGTCTCTTTTTACTTTTGATTGGGAAAAAATAAAAGAAATTAAAAATGTAAGAATAGAAATTTTTTTAGGAGAATATGATAAAATTATCGCTTTAAAAAAGGCATATGATTTTTTTAAAAATTATGGAGAAATTTATTTTATAAAAAAAGCAAATCATTTTTTAAGGAGTTAA
- the surE gene encoding 5'/3'-nucleotidase SurE, whose translation MKKILITNDDSFEAKGLSVLIDAVKDLGEIYIVAPAFPKSACSHSLTITKPLRFIKLDKNFYKLDDGTPTDCVYLSFPEIFDGKKPDLVLSGINHGANLGEDVTYSGTAGGAMEGALHGIPSIAFSQVLKSFDNPPSEVNWENAKNIARDITKKVLDGKITIPHRHILNVNIPNTKKIKGIKATKLGYRLYGNDAHKHTNPRGEEFYWIGLHPLAFKEENGSDFDAIKNSYVSITPIKLDITGYEALEKLKNEINN comes from the coding sequence ATGAAAAAAATTTTAATAACAAATGATGATAGCTTTGAAGCAAAAGGTCTTAGCGTTTTAATCGATGCAGTTAAAGATTTAGGAGAAATATATATCGTAGCACCAGCTTTTCCAAAAAGTGCATGTAGTCACTCTCTTACAATAACAAAACCTCTAAGATTTATTAAGCTTGATAAAAATTTTTATAAACTTGATGATGGAACTCCTACTGATTGTGTATATTTATCTTTTCCTGAAATTTTTGATGGTAAAAAGCCAGATTTAGTATTAAGTGGAATAAACCATGGAGCAAATCTTGGAGAGGATGTAACATATTCTGGGACTGCTGGTGGGGCAATGGAAGGAGCGCTTCATGGAATTCCTTCAATTGCATTTTCACAAGTTTTAAAAAGTTTTGATAATCCTCCAAGTGAAGTTAATTGGGAAAATGCAAAAAATATAGCAAGAGATATTACTAAAAAAGTGCTTGATGGAAAAATTACAATTCCTCATAGACACATTTTAAATGTAAATATCCCAAATACAAAAAAAATAAAAGGAATAAAAGCTACAAAACTTGGATATAGACTATATGGAAATGATGCTCATAAACACACAAATCCAAGAGGGGAAGAATTTTATTGGATTGGCCTTCATCCATTAGCTTTTAAAGAAGAAAATGGTAGTGATTTTGATGCAATAAAAAATAGCTATGTCTCAATCACTCCTATAAAACTTGATATAACTGGATATGAAGCATTAGAAAAGTTAAAAAATGAAATCAATAATTGA
- a CDS encoding TRAP transporter substrate-binding protein, with the protein MDRRKFLKTAGVGAVATSVFTTNLYAKTRKTLKVCLSWSKTMPIMAEGVYYFAKRVKELTDGGLRIKIYGANELVPALGVFDACSKGLIDGFHSGPYYWKGKNPAFSLFSAYPFGMVADEMNAWLDFGGGMKIWRELYAKYNLVPFKGGNSGNQMGGWFRKPIKSLNDLKGLKMRIPGLGGEVMARLGVKPVNIPGGEIYTALERGVIDATEWVGPALDIKMGFYKVAKYYYSGWHEPGTILELTFNKKKFERLPKEFQTAIEVASNDMNARMLAQFQYENGVALRKILDGKYGVKLCEFPQDVNEAAKKAIKEILEENANKNRDFARVYETIQNFFPDTRKWTDVGMKWFLDTRDNKAPFDKC; encoded by the coding sequence ATGGATAGAAGGAAATTTCTTAAAACTGCTGGTGTTGGAGCAGTTGCAACATCTGTTTTTACAACAAATCTATATGCTAAAACAAGAAAAACACTAAAAGTTTGTCTTTCTTGGTCAAAAACAATGCCAATTATGGCTGAGGGAGTATATTATTTTGCAAAACGAGTTAAAGAGTTAACTGATGGTGGATTAAGAATTAAAATTTATGGAGCTAATGAGTTAGTACCAGCCCTTGGAGTATTTGATGCGTGTAGTAAAGGATTAATTGATGGATTTCATTCAGGTCCATACTATTGGAAAGGAAAAAATCCTGCATTTAGTTTATTTAGTGCGTATCCTTTTGGAATGGTAGCTGATGAGATGAATGCTTGGCTTGATTTTGGTGGTGGAATGAAAATTTGGAGAGAATTATATGCAAAATATAATTTAGTTCCTTTTAAAGGTGGAAATAGTGGAAATCAAATGGGAGGTTGGTTTAGAAAACCAATTAAATCGTTAAATGACCTAAAAGGTCTTAAAATGAGAATACCAGGTCTTGGTGGTGAAGTTATGGCAAGACTTGGAGTAAAACCTGTAAATATTCCAGGAGGAGAGATTTATACAGCACTTGAAAGAGGTGTAATTGATGCAACAGAGTGGGTAGGACCAGCTCTTGATATTAAAATGGGCTTTTATAAAGTAGCAAAATATTACTACTCAGGATGGCACGAACCAGGAACAATTTTAGAACTTACATTTAATAAGAAAAAATTTGAAAGACTTCCAAAAGAGTTTCAAACAGCAATTGAAGTAGCAAGTAATGATATGAATGCAAGAATGCTTGCACAGTTCCAATACGAAAATGGAGTTGCTTTAAGAAAAATTTTAGATGGTAAATATGGTGTTAAACTTTGTGAGTTTCCGCAAGATGTTAATGAAGCAGCCAAAAAGGCTATTAAAGAAATTTTAGAAGAGAATGCAAATAAAAATAGAGATTTTGCAAGAGTTTATGAAACAATACAAAACTTCTTCCCTGATACAAGAAAATGGACAGATGTTGGCATGAAATGGTTCTTAGATACAAGGGATAATAAAGCTCCTTTTGATAAGTGTTAA
- a CDS encoding stationary phase survival protein SurE — translation MEYSQYILNNDIKILSNYPFKMCDVEDDFNEFLKKVINYDFGVWIDEKNKNLKFTQIKIYNNKRKLLNYEDVVLNFLVFFNEILREQIGVCIDKKIPKIVDNKLTYLIIQRKDYKDFDENYFIANKGEIIFPAISKEYNLELALIKLADLKRRSKKNLIKFHINNKKEK, via the coding sequence ATGGAGTATAGCCAATATATTTTGAATAATGATATTAAAATTTTATCAAATTACCCGTTTAAAATGTGTGATGTTGAGGATGATTTTAATGAGTTTTTAAAAAAGGTTATTAATTATGATTTTGGAGTTTGGATAGATGAGAAAAATAAAAACCTAAAATTTACTCAAATAAAAATATATAATAATAAAAGGAAACTTTTAAATTATGAAGATGTGGTTTTAAATTTTTTAGTTTTTTTTAATGAGATATTAAGAGAACAAATAGGTGTATGTATTGATAAAAAAATTCCGAAAATAGTTGATAATAAGCTTACATATTTAATAATCCAAAGAAAAGATTATAAAGATTTTGATGAGAATTATTTTATTGCAAATAAAGGTGAGATTATTTTTCCTGCTATAAGTAAAGAGTATAATTTAGAATTAGCATTAATTAAGCTTGCAGATTTAAAAAGAAGGTCTAAGAAAAATTTGATAAAATTTCATATTAACAATAAAAAGGAGAAATAA
- a CDS encoding calcium:proton antiporter: MEHSRSIEFFKDYWDIIVGVFALILAVFFHFSHFSLLSTIFAAIGIGSLAVTISEIAEILAERFGEPFGSMILTFSAVLVEIIILFMVVLEAKTHPEVVETVKNGIIATVIVDLNALLGIAVFVGGLSFKEQVHNEDTSASYTTILFVAAAMLLVPTTISLHSSQEALFKASVIIGILLMIFYIFIFKFQTNTHVHFFKFTKRSRVKKVLENENDDYFFDRKSNLFNILVLVALLVLIAILSEIFAKDGVVIFKEFGLTAGFVGILIAFVTVAPELFTAIRAAKNDEMQRVVNIAMGASTVSILLTVPALIFLSLLVGVNLTLDFTPLQVGALLLTILLVWKTTEDGETNYLEGLSHLMLFLSYAVIAIFY; encoded by the coding sequence TTGGAACACTCTCGGAGTATAGAGTTTTTTAAAGATTATTGGGATATTATTGTAGGAGTTTTTGCTTTAATATTAGCTGTTTTTTTTCATTTTTCTCATTTTAGTTTACTTTCAACTATTTTTGCAGCAATAGGTATTGGTAGTTTAGCTGTTACTATTAGTGAAATAGCTGAAATTTTAGCTGAGAGATTTGGCGAGCCATTTGGTAGTATGATTTTAACTTTTAGTGCAGTTTTAGTTGAAATTATTATTCTTTTTATGGTTGTTTTAGAAGCTAAGACACATCCAGAAGTTGTAGAGACAGTAAAAAATGGTATTATTGCAACAGTAATAGTTGATTTAAATGCTCTTCTTGGTATTGCAGTTTTTGTTGGTGGACTTAGTTTTAAAGAGCAAGTTCATAACGAGGATACATCAGCAAGTTATACTACTATCTTATTTGTAGCAGCTGCAATGTTACTTGTACCAACGACAATTTCTCTTCATTCATCACAAGAAGCTTTATTTAAAGCGAGTGTAATTATTGGTATTTTACTTATGATTTTTTACATTTTTATTTTCAAATTCCAAACAAATACTCACGTTCATTTTTTTAAATTTACAAAAAGAAGTAGGGTAAAAAAAGTATTAGAAAATGAAAATGATGATTATTTTTTTGATAGGAAAAGTAATCTATTTAATATTTTAGTATTAGTTGCATTATTAGTTTTAATTGCAATTCTCTCAGAAATTTTTGCAAAAGATGGAGTTGTTATTTTTAAAGAATTTGGCTTAACAGCAGGATTTGTAGGGATTTTAATTGCTTTTGTAACAGTTGCACCAGAGCTTTTTACTGCAATTAGAGCTGCTAAAAATGATGAAATGCAAAGAGTTGTAAATATAGCAATGGGAGCAAGTACTGTTAGTATATTATTAACTGTCCCAGCTTTAATTTTCTTATCGTTACTTGTTGGAGTAAATTTAACTCTTGATTTCACACCTCTTCAAGTTGGAGCATTGCTTCTTACAATTTTACTTGTTTGGAAAACAACAGAAGATGGAGAGACAAATTATTTAGAAGGTCTTTCACACTTAATGCTGTTTTTAAGTTATGCAGTTATTGCAATTTTTTATTAA